The Cervus canadensis isolate Bull #8, Minnesota chromosome 5, ASM1932006v1, whole genome shotgun sequence genome contains the following window.
TCTGTTCTGATTCTACACGGGTCGGCCACTTACTTAATCATAGCTGGCAAGTACATGATTCAGGGCAGCAGTTTGAGCTTAGTCTTACCACCCCCATAATGCTTTTTCTCACAGGTAGCTAAACAGGCACCCTCATCTTTGGATCTTGACTTCAGTATCTGTGGCCATCTTAACTTTAACATGCAGCCCCCTTCCttattcctctcctttctctgtagctttttttttctggatggtTAAATATTTAAGTGAAGCGAGCTTGTTTGATGGGTAGAGCGGGGAGGGGGTGGATGTGGTAACTGACATTCACAGTCTGTTTAACTTTGGGTCTCTGCCCCACTGGAATAGCCTTCACTTAACCAACTGCTTAACCATTTCAGCCAGTAATAGAGTTCGGCTTTCTCACATTTTGTCTTTAACTGAAAGCATGAAATTCAAGGAATTTATGTATCCATATCTAAACAACAGGTTAATAGTGCCTGACACGTGCTGAGAAATCCATAGCACTAACTGTTGCCTTCGTTTTTTGAGAGGAAACCGGTCCATTTCAAGTCCTTTGTCTTTTATCATAGACCAAGTTAATAAGGGGCCTTTAAATTCGCATTGAATGATTGCCGAAAGCTGATGACGTGTTTATTTCAGTGTCGTGTGCTTTTGTGTTCAAGCATATTCTAACATTCTTTGATTATATATTCTCTCTGGCAGATGGTATCAGAGCTTGAGGGGGTTTTTGCTTTATCAGGAGAGTGTTGACCAGTGTATATATTAGCGTCTTTTAAGGATCATAGACAGAGTCCTTGTGTTACATTATTGAAAGTAGATTGTGCATAGAAGATTACCATTGTGTAATAGGCGGGCATGACATAGTGGTGAAGAATTGTTCCTGCGTTGTTAGAGGTTTAgttgagatttgttttatgaAAACACACTGTATTAtgtgtttcatttaattttgtacTCACTTCATTCACTTACTTTTGAATCTCAGGGGTTTCAAGAAGCGTGCCCCTAGGGCACTCAAAGAAATCCGGAAGTTTGCCATGAAGGAGATGGGAACTCCGGACGTGCGCATCGACACCAGGCTCAACAAAGCCGTCTGGGCCAAAGGAATCAGGTACTCGAGGTGTCTGTGTGTGACAGATTTTACCATTCCACTCAGCTAATGCACGTGGAGGTATAAGAAGAAAATCGTGTAGCTGTGGCTTGGGGAGTAGGGTGGCATCTGCGGGGAAGCCCTTTACCCTAGTGTGAACTAAGGCCTGAAGGAGTCAGCAAGGTGCAGGTCAGGTCAGCGCATCACACACAGAACAGACGTGACCTGGGAACAGCGGCTGGTTAAAGTGGAGTAGTCGGTGTGTGTGATTGGAGGACAGTGAGGATGGAGTGGGCAGCAGACAGACCTTGTAGGTCACAGTGTGGAGTCTGGCTTTCTCTAGACCGAAGGGCCGTGTCCACCGTGGGGGTGGCTATAGGCCAGAGACTCCTAGCAGTTACACAGTGTGCAGAGTGGCCagccacacacacgcacacaagaaACGGTGTGGCCAGGTCTCAGCAGTGCTCAGGCTGAGAAGTCCTGCTTGTAGGCAGATTTGGGGGGTAGCTGTAAAGGACAGTTACGGGGCCAGGGTAGAAGTGGGACCAGCCAGGTGAGTGGTGCTGGTGGGGACTGGAGGGTTTGAGACAAGCGGGGTGGGGGCACTGTCTGATCTGGGTGGTCTTTTAACATTAGGGTTGGATGCAACAACAGGGATTTGAGCTTTAGCCCTGCAGTGGGCTGTCATGGCGGGGAGTTTATAATGAAGGAGCTGTTTGTGGGCTCCCttgagatggggaggggggtgtcccATGAACTGAGAAGGTTGGTGAGCCAGGAGGAGGACTGCGTGTGGGAGTCTGGGACACTGAACATGTAACATTTGCATGTGTTCGCCGAGTGCTGCCTGGGATTTAACATAGCTCCCATAGCCAACATTACACACGGGGCTGACATTTTTGCTGAGGTCACTGCATATGGCAGCGGGGCTGCCAGCTGAGACAGGTACATCCcaagcatgctcagtcatttcagacttcttgagatcccatggacccctctgtccatgggattctccaagcgagaatactggagtattgtattgggttgccatttccacctccacctcccaAGACACCTGTGTTTTCTGTTCTTCAGGAATGTCCCGTACCGGATCCGTGTGCGGTTGTCCAGAAAACGTAATGAAGACGAAGACTCACCAAACAAGCTCTACACTCTGGTTACCTACGTGCCCGTCACCACCTTCAAAAGTAAGgtctacttcattttttaaatccttgGCCCTATTATAACCTGagttcatttgttcaacaaatactgTTTACTTGTATCTCTGGATCCTTCCAGTAGGGTTGTACGTTAGAGGCATAGTCAGTAAACCTTTTTGAAGTTGTGTTATGGTGTGGGAAAATGCAAAAGGATACAGAACACGTCtgtatctgggttgggaagggtcATTCAGAATACCTGCCTAAGCCCTTGCAGAAAAGGTTCTTCTGTGAGCATGGGatggggggtgtgggtgtggaaGGTGACTGGCTATCACTTCTTTTGCAGATCTACAGACAGTCAATGTGGACGAGAACTAATTGCTGATGGTCCAATAAAGTTATTGAACTGTCTTCGCatcttgattttccttttctagttggAGGTAAAGTAGGCTTGTGTATCTTAGAGCATTTCCCAGCCACCATGCCTGGGCCCCTTCTCCCAGGAGTTTTAAGAGACTAAACTGGTAGCTTTTGAGGGTCTTAGGTTTAATGAAAGAGAGAGTTTGTCATTTTTAGCTCAATTATTTGGTAATCTAACGAGGTGGTTTTACTTCTGgtttgtgctcagttgttcagtcctgtctgactccttgcgaccccaccaggctcctctgtccgtggaattttccaggcaagaatactggagtgggttgccatttccacatAGGTAACCTTTCTTAAAAGGACTAACAAACGTTATGTTAAATTTAGCCCGAAACCAAGGTGTTGGAGGGATTGTTTCATCACTGATGTGGATTAAATGGCGTAAAGAGGTGCCCTTTTGAAACCCTATTGATGATGGTAGTGGGGTTGGAGGCTGCCTGGAGTGTATGCTGTGATCATCATtgtgggggcagtgggggggTCTCCAGGTGTTCCAAACTGGCACAGTCCAAACCTTAGAGCTGAAATAAGATACAGACACAAACCAAGTCAAtagaaaactttgtttttaaaaaaacttggaGGCCAACATTGAAAGCGTGGTTTGTACACATTTTTTGGAAGGACACAAAGTGAATACAACCGAATACATTAACATGGTTTCAATTACCAGCATTGAAACAAAATTAGTGCAAAAAAAGCCAAATACAATTGCACAGATAGTGGCTCTCAAATCTTGAAAGTGAATTCTGTCCCCCCCGTTCAAGTGAAGGAtgagtgcttgggcttctctcaACTTGGTTAGTATCACACATCTCTCACTTCTTTAGCTTCCAGCTGAGGACAGAACACTAGCTCTAGCACTGACAGTGTCTAAACAAATGCTGGGTGTTGCATCAGTGCCCCCCAGCCACAGTGTGTACCCAGCTTGTAAAGGACTCACGGTGAGCTCGACAAGCCTGGCTTCCTGGGCTCACCGCGCCTGGGGACCTGGCTGTGCTTTGGTGTGGAGATGCGTCTCGGCCAATCGCTGTCCTACGGGCTGCTCAGCTTGAGCTCAGGCTGTGACTGGCGGCTCATTTCACAAGTCTTGAGGCTGTACTGATTGAGCTTGGCGTTTTCAAGTTTGGATTTAATGTCCAGTGGCTTTTCAAAAAAGTTGACTAGTGACTGTTCAGTCAGAAGTGAAGCTAAAATATGTTCAAGGGAGACGGTCCAGTCCCCTTGTGCCTCCTCAGGAAATGCCTGGGACTCCTGGGGACTCTGCCCTGTGTCCGCTTCAGCAAACACCAAGTCCTGCTCAGAAGAGGGGGAAGGAGCCGAGGCCTGCAGCTCCTCCCCGCCTTCCTGGGAGCCGCTCCCAGAGCTGCTGCCTCGCTGCCCCACCTCGCCGATCTGCAGCAGCAGCGTGGTTACTGTGGCGATGGCTTGGTACAGGTCAttctcttctgggtctttgtggaACATACTGTACAAAGTCTTACAGAACTGGATGAACTCTCTCTGGAAATGTGAGGGGGGAAAATCTGAATATAACAGTGTAACAAGAAtatgttttttgtttaaaaattttacactTAGTTCTCTGATCAAAACCACACAGTAATTGTTGAAGCAGAAAATAAGAGGTATTTTCTGCCCTTGAGGACTTGCCAAGTCCAGGAGATTTCACACACCGTGTAGACTTGTGCTGTCTTTACAGCAGCTGTTAAAAACATTACACCCTTCAACCCAGGAAAACAACTTGTGAGAATATGTTCAGAAGCTCTGCATGGAGATGTGTTTTATGAGGATGCGAAGGCTAGGGTTTTTAGTAGAGAAAGGttggaaacagcctaaatattAGGACTGAAATAATCTTACTAGATTTGTTAATCTGGTGGAAATACCAAAGCAGCAGGGAAGGCCATAAAGTTCAACAATGGTGCCTGGTGCGTGCTCACGCTACACACCCTCCTGCCCAAATTGAGAATCTTTATGTCACAATAGAGGTGGGACTTAGCTTCACGGTCACTCTAGGAACAGGAAAATGCTCTGAGCTACTAATTTAGCATTTAAGGTTCAAGAGAAATATCCATGATAACTGAGGTACAACTGACATGCTGAGATTTAACTGATATATATCCAGAGAGTAGAATGAATGTTTGAAAGCCACTTAGTAGAGTGGAGCAACACTGTTTCATGATCAAAAGGAAAACTGctaaatcccactcctgggagcTCACAGGAGTACCAGAGGGATTTAAGTCCTATAATAAAGGGAGGTTTTCCACTTAAAGCCGCATCAGTACACTGTAATATGTAGTTAGCTATTTAAACCGtactttttatatgaaaaattctGTGTCCACTGTCTCCCAAATAACTTCTAGTGCTCTACAGAATGAATCTGCATCACAACCTGATAAATGAGTTTGATAGAGAAAATTTGAGGATATGAAATATGTGCTAGCATATTTTGAAGAGTGCTGAACATCTGAATAGTTAAATGgatcaaaatttaaataatttcctaTTTAAATGTCACAATGTTTAAAATGTCTTAAAGATCCTTTGATTATAGCTTAGGAGGTAAAGTGGGGGTCCAGCTTAATTAAAAGGCTTACCACTGAAATTGCTTGGTAAAATAGTAAATTCTCTGCACAGAATAAAGTCCATACCTGGCTCATTTTGGGCAACTCTTTctcagttttgtctttttctttggcCAAATCTTTAATCATCTGCTTCAGCTGTTTCTGATAATCAATTGTATCACCTTGAGACAAAGGAAAGAATATAGACTTCAgtcaaagtaaaaaatttaagagataccaagggaacatttcatgcaaagatgagcacaataaaggacagaaatggtatggatctaacagaagcagaagatactaagaagaggtggcaagaatacatagaagaactgtacaaaaaagatcttcacgacccagataatcacgatggtgtgctcactcacctagagccagacatcctggaatgcaaactcaagtgggccttaagaagcatcactacgaacaaagctagtggaggggatggaattccagatgagctatttcggatcctagatgatgctgtgaaagtgttgcactcagtatgccagcaaatttggaaaatttagtagtggccacaggactagaaaaggtcagttcattccaatcccaaaaaaagtcaatgccaaagaatgctcaaactatcgcacaattgtaCCCATCTCATGTgctagctaagtaatgctcaaaatttatgccaggcttcaactgtacgtgaaccatgaactttcagatgttcaagctagatttagaaaaggcagaagaaccagagatcaaattgccaacatctgctggatcatcgaaaatgcgcgagttccagaaaaactttttgctttttgaccatgccaaagcctttgactggatcacaacaaactggaaaattcttaagagatgggaatatcagaccacctgacctgcctcctgagaaatctgtatgcaggtcaagaagcaacagttagaactggacatggaacagcagactggttccaaataggaaaaggagtaggtcaaggctgtatattgtcaccctgctgatttaatttatatacagaatacatgatgtgaaatgccaggctggatgaagcacaagctggaatgaggattgctgggagaaatatcaataacctcagatatgcagatgataccaccctagtggcagaaaaCAAGAACTAAAGTGCCCTCtcgaaagtgaaagagtgaaaaagctggcttaaaactcaacattcacaaaattaagatcatggcatccagtcccaccacttcatggcaaatagagtgggaaacagtaagagactattttcttgggctccaaaaatcactgcggatggtgaccgcagccatgaaattaaaagacaattgctccttggaagaaaagctatgaccgacctagacagcatattaaaaagcagaaacattactttgccaacaaaggtctgtctaatcaaagatacggcttttccagtagtcatgtatggatgtgagagttggactctaaagaaagctgagtactgaagaattgatgcttttgaactgtggtgttggagaaatcttgagagtcccttggacagcaaggagatccagccagtcaatcctaaaggaaatcagtcctgaatattcattggaaggactgatgctgaagctgaaactccaatactctggccacctgatgcgaagaaccgactcactggaaaagaccctaatgctgggaaagactgaag
Protein-coding sequences here:
- the RPL31 gene encoding 60S ribosomal protein L31, translating into MAPAKKGGEKKKGRSAINEVVTREYTINIHKRIHGVGFKKRAPRALKEIRKFAMKEMGTPDVRIDTRLNKAVWAKGIRNVPYRIRVRLSRKRNEDEDSPNKLYTLVTYVPVTTFKNLQTVNVDEN